The following proteins are co-located in the Spirosoma montaniterrae genome:
- a CDS encoding UPF0175 family protein, with protein MKTLTIELPDNLEIEEFEAKMLFAGQLYEKGKVTLGQATAIVGISKRAFMEIMGRFGFSVFNYSEEDIEHDIRVAPGR; from the coding sequence ATGAAAACGCTGACGATAGAATTACCGGATAACCTCGAAATCGAGGAATTTGAAGCCAAAATGCTCTTTGCCGGGCAGCTTTACGAGAAAGGCAAAGTAACGCTGGGGCAAGCTACAGCCATCGTGGGAATCAGTAAACGGGCCTTCATGGAGATTATGGGCCGGTTCGGGTTTAGTGTGTTCAATTATTCAGAAGAAGACATAGAGCATGATATCAGAGTCGCCCCTGGCCGTTGA
- a CDS encoding sulfite exporter TauE/SafE family protein, which translates to MQSDDIVTSAPGPVQAAESGLPVNLKGLTITLEGEAAEEQVAGLRAAFPGVAVRVQKPALTPFALLLRRRTRTEIAIYAFSALALMVVGHLVFSYFTLDRLTLMATAIDLSPDIFYFIAAGFIAQMIDGALGMAYGVTATTFLTSVGISPVFATASVHSSEIFTSGVSGYMHLKFGNINSRLFKAVLIPGVIGAALGAFLITKLADLEIVSTYLAPAISVYTAILGAVIIRKALIKRIKKRPVRRIGLLAWFGGFIDAIGGGGWGPIVNSTLIAAGRHPRYTIGSVNLAEFFVSFASSVVFALFAGLSNYGMVILGLILGGMIAAPIAARLAQKLPVKTMMVLVGIVVILVSLRKIILFF; encoded by the coding sequence ATGCAGTCAGACGACATAGTGACGTCGGCACCGGGTCCAGTTCAGGCGGCAGAAAGTGGCTTGCCAGTCAATCTGAAAGGGCTGACGATTACGCTTGAGGGTGAAGCGGCAGAAGAACAGGTGGCGGGTTTACGGGCGGCTTTTCCGGGTGTAGCGGTGCGGGTTCAGAAGCCGGCCCTCACGCCCTTTGCCCTGCTGTTGCGTCGGCGCACGCGTACCGAAATTGCCATCTACGCTTTCTCGGCACTGGCCCTGATGGTGGTTGGGCACTTGGTTTTCAGTTATTTTACGCTTGATCGGCTGACGTTGATGGCTACAGCCATTGACCTCTCGCCCGACATTTTCTACTTCATTGCTGCCGGATTTATTGCCCAAATGATTGACGGTGCACTGGGCATGGCGTATGGCGTAACGGCGACTACCTTTCTGACCAGCGTAGGTATCAGTCCGGTATTTGCCACGGCCAGCGTTCACAGCTCCGAGATATTTACGTCGGGCGTGTCGGGTTATATGCACCTGAAATTTGGCAATATCAACAGCCGACTGTTCAAAGCCGTGCTGATTCCGGGCGTAATCGGGGCTGCGCTGGGCGCGTTTCTGATTACGAAACTGGCTGATCTGGAGATTGTCTCAACGTATCTGGCCCCGGCCATTTCGGTGTATACGGCCATTCTGGGCGCGGTCATCATCCGCAAAGCTTTAATCAAACGCATCAAGAAAAGACCCGTTCGGCGCATTGGGTTGCTGGCGTGGTTCGGCGGTTTCATCGACGCCATTGGCGGGGGCGGCTGGGGACCAATTGTTAATTCCACGCTCATTGCCGCTGGCCGGCATCCGCGCTACACCATCGGGTCGGTGAATCTGGCCGAGTTTTTTGTGTCGTTTGCCTCGTCGGTTGTGTTTGCATTATTCGCCGGATTGAGTAATTACGGCATGGTCATTCTGGGATTGATACTGGGCGGTATGATTGCCGCGCCCATTGCCGCCCGACTCGCGCAGAAATTACCGGTGAAGACAATGATGGTGCTGGTCGGCATTGTCGTTATTCTGGTAAGTTTGCGGAAGATTATTTTATTTTTCTAA
- a CDS encoding PKD domain-containing protein: MFCSINRLSIAGWLYFVVLVSLPALGQIGPSIKPKDGKYDICLKEGTTRHVVTILLDVPVGSACVLKNFRIDWGDNQVQQEVYDPSKLEFTHEYDVKEFVENCRNDADRSIKFRQTDNCGTGTPANSSFDITFRNTPRPKFEVGAICAGQRLNFQNQTCPASGTNTYLWNYGDNSPPDALGTHTYAQSGTYTATLSVTGTCAPSTPYSAPVRVIDKAIAAIRDSGSTTTRNDTVFICLSAGNGTVRFNGTSSTNASSYTWDISGPALVSFQERTNRSSPNPKVRFTQPGDYIVTLTVDNACGIPNRVRCVHRVLDLPTPTLKKQSDTCEAFTFKVDSPLAGATYTLNGVPFNPTVGVPLSLTPTPYVVAVTTQNICGSQPVSMSFTVNKPAEVKITSLPKSSTVCANSAALPLLADQPGGSWSITSGASGIRLGVQNGQTTLVPGGTGTVRVSYRVGNGRCAVSDFVDLTVTGVGVTVNGLTACASQNRVKLPGSPSGGTWSTTDCNNCIRGDSLLLTNLTASRVTITYQVSSSGGCQESARFSVSIGQPKSAFALTGQCTNRPVTVVNSSTGADSYSWLVNGVEKATGQTPTPALSLSAGPQTVTLRASAGGCSNETQQTITLTAPPAPFRLQPSKTADCSPMVVTFGVNRAAQPGITYRWDYGDGVTSTSLTASTYTYRNQGQTTRTFTATLTASNGCGTEIDTARLTVRPLAFAEIGVDSTTVRCTPATLRFSNRSVGEGQVSTWNFDDGTTRQTQQDTVLHRFLASDSARTYRVTLRVQNACGTATDTVAIRVYPTIVKPLFTLSSDKPCAREAVQFTDATVPRPTSWIWTFSDGATYTTPNPVHRFAEANRVYSFTLTAITPCGSNSLPRSLTTTAPPDVRFEVPKPFVCNLQEAQFVNRSDPARRFRWSFGDGSPIDSVNFSPRHVFPPTLTNATVSLTVLGASSGCSATLAQGVTIQPPLKPTFSVADGPDFCVPGPVALVATDPNARQFRWELSNGLTSTAARPIFGDLRPGEYGLKLTVGYEQGACPDSASAANVFRLLLCQAVAPDAFTPNSDGRSDTWTLFGDEGATQIKRLRIWNRWGEVVFEAYDIPLNSAKPGECWDGNRGNTPMPAGQYPYEAEVLLKGDKYQRYTGSIALMR; the protein is encoded by the coding sequence ATGTTCTGCTCAATAAATCGGCTCTCAATAGCTGGCTGGCTCTATTTTGTCGTGCTCGTTTCACTGCCCGCCCTGGGGCAAATTGGTCCCTCTATCAAACCCAAAGATGGTAAGTACGACATCTGCCTGAAAGAAGGCACGACCCGGCACGTAGTCACCATTCTGCTCGACGTTCCGGTTGGCTCAGCCTGCGTGCTGAAGAATTTCCGTATCGACTGGGGCGACAATCAGGTACAGCAGGAGGTGTATGACCCCAGCAAACTCGAATTTACGCATGAGTACGACGTGAAAGAGTTTGTTGAAAACTGCCGCAACGATGCCGACCGCAGTATTAAGTTCCGGCAAACCGACAACTGCGGCACCGGTACACCCGCCAACAGCAGCTTCGATATTACATTCCGCAATACGCCCCGGCCCAAATTTGAGGTAGGTGCTATCTGCGCCGGGCAGCGGCTCAACTTCCAAAACCAAACCTGCCCCGCCAGTGGCACCAATACCTACCTCTGGAACTACGGCGACAACAGCCCACCCGACGCGCTCGGCACGCACACTTATGCCCAAAGTGGCACCTACACGGCTACCCTAAGCGTAACCGGCACCTGCGCGCCCAGTACGCCCTACTCGGCTCCGGTGCGGGTAATCGACAAAGCCATTGCCGCCATCCGGGATTCGGGTTCGACCACTACCCGCAACGACACGGTTTTTATCTGCCTGTCGGCGGGAAACGGTACGGTGCGGTTCAACGGCACGAGTTCAACCAATGCATCTTCGTATACATGGGACATTTCGGGTCCGGCATTGGTGTCGTTTCAGGAGCGCACCAACCGGTCGTCGCCCAACCCGAAAGTGCGGTTTACCCAGCCCGGCGATTATATCGTTACGCTGACAGTCGATAACGCCTGTGGCATTCCAAACCGAGTCCGGTGCGTTCACCGCGTACTCGACCTGCCCACGCCCACGCTGAAAAAGCAGAGCGACACCTGCGAAGCCTTTACGTTTAAGGTTGATAGCCCGCTGGCCGGGGCCACGTACACGCTCAACGGTGTTCCGTTCAACCCCACAGTAGGCGTGCCGTTGTCGCTCACCCCTACGCCTTATGTGGTGGCCGTTACTACCCAGAACATTTGCGGTTCCCAGCCAGTGAGCATGTCGTTTACGGTCAACAAACCAGCAGAAGTCAAAATAACTTCGTTGCCCAAATCGTCAACGGTCTGCGCCAACAGTGCGGCTCTGCCCCTGCTGGCCGATCAGCCCGGTGGCTCGTGGAGTATCACAAGTGGTGCATCGGGCATACGGCTTGGCGTACAAAACGGTCAGACAACGCTTGTGCCGGGCGGCACCGGCACCGTGCGTGTGTCGTATCGGGTGGGCAACGGGCGGTGCGCCGTGTCTGATTTCGTAGACCTGACCGTTACTGGCGTGGGCGTTACGGTCAATGGCCTGACCGCCTGCGCCAGCCAAAATCGGGTAAAACTGCCGGGAAGTCCGTCGGGCGGAACGTGGTCAACTACCGACTGCAACAACTGTATTCGGGGCGATTCGCTGCTGCTTACCAATCTGACTGCCAGCCGCGTAACAATTACCTATCAGGTCAGCAGTTCGGGCGGTTGCCAGGAGTCGGCCCGGTTCAGCGTAAGCATCGGACAACCAAAATCGGCCTTTGCCCTGACCGGCCAATGTACCAATCGGCCCGTTACGGTGGTCAACAGTTCGACCGGGGCCGATTCGTATAGCTGGCTGGTCAATGGGGTTGAAAAAGCAACCGGGCAAACGCCCACGCCCGCGCTGTCGTTGTCGGCGGGGCCGCAAACGGTTACGCTGCGGGCTTCGGCGGGTGGCTGTAGCAACGAAACCCAGCAGACCATCACGCTAACAGCCCCACCTGCGCCGTTTCGCTTACAACCCAGCAAAACTGCCGATTGCTCACCGATGGTTGTTACGTTTGGCGTGAATCGGGCTGCACAGCCGGGCATTACGTATCGCTGGGATTATGGCGACGGCGTAACGAGTACATCGCTGACGGCCAGTACCTATACATACCGAAATCAGGGGCAAACGACCCGCACCTTTACGGCCACACTGACGGCCTCGAACGGCTGCGGCACCGAAATCGATACGGCCCGGCTCACGGTTCGCCCACTGGCTTTTGCTGAAATCGGCGTCGATTCAACCACCGTTCGCTGTACGCCCGCAACGTTGCGGTTTTCCAATCGGTCGGTTGGCGAAGGGCAGGTCAGTACCTGGAATTTCGACGATGGCACCACCCGGCAAACGCAGCAGGATACCGTTTTGCACCGCTTTTTAGCCTCTGATTCGGCCCGCACGTACAGGGTTACGCTCCGGGTGCAAAACGCCTGCGGAACCGCCACCGATACCGTAGCTATTCGTGTATATCCAACCATTGTTAAGCCCTTGTTTACGCTCTCCAGCGATAAGCCCTGCGCCCGCGAAGCCGTACAGTTTACCGACGCCACAGTACCCCGCCCTACGTCGTGGATCTGGACGTTCAGCGACGGAGCTACGTACACCACGCCCAACCCCGTTCACCGCTTTGCCGAAGCCAACCGGGTTTACTCGTTTACGCTGACGGCCATTACGCCCTGCGGCTCCAATTCGTTGCCACGTTCGCTGACCACTACTGCACCGCCCGACGTGCGTTTTGAGGTACCAAAACCATTTGTCTGTAATTTGCAGGAAGCCCAATTTGTGAACCGAAGCGATCCGGCCCGCCGTTTTCGCTGGAGCTTCGGCGACGGCTCGCCCATCGACTCCGTAAATTTTTCGCCCCGGCACGTTTTTCCGCCCACACTGACAAACGCCACCGTTAGCCTGACCGTACTGGGTGCATCGTCCGGCTGCTCGGCCACTCTGGCGCAGGGCGTAACGATCCAGCCACCACTAAAACCAACCTTCTCCGTTGCCGATGGACCTGACTTTTGTGTGCCCGGCCCCGTTGCCCTTGTAGCTACCGACCCCAACGCCAGACAATTCCGCTGGGAACTAAGTAACGGCCTGACCAGCACAGCCGCCCGACCTATTTTCGGCGATCTACGGCCCGGCGAATACGGCCTTAAACTGACGGTTGGTTACGAACAGGGAGCCTGCCCCGACTCGGCCAGCGCGGCCAACGTGTTCCGGCTGTTGCTGTGCCAGGCTGTTGCGCCCGACGCTTTCACGCCCAACAGCGACGGACGCAGCGACACCTGGACTCTCTTTGGCGATGAAGGAGCCACGCAAATCAAACGACTGCGTATCTGGAACCGCTGGGGCGAAGTGGTTTTTGAAGCCTATGACATCCCGCTCAACAGTGCCAAACCCGGCGAGTGCTGGGACGGTAATAGGGGCAATACACCAATGCCCGCCGGTCAGTATCCCTATGAGGCCGAAGTGCTGCTGAAAGGCGACAAATATCAGCGATACACGGGCAGCATCGCTCTGATGCGCTGA
- a CDS encoding Gfo/Idh/MocA family protein produces the protein MNKLLLFLLLLGSTQQQIVAQKLRVGVAGMVHSHVHQILRLNGQSIEIVGIAEPNRELAERFAKQYNLPSSLIYPTVTEMLDKTRPEAVTDFGRIVDHLATVQACAPRGVHVMVEKPLAISLDHARQMAALARRHNVQLLTNYETTWYGSNHRAYALTNTEKAIGDVRKIVVHDGHQGPKEINVMPEFFVWLTDPATNGAGALFDFGCYGANLSTWLMKNQRPTSVLAVTQQIKPDIYPKVDDEATIILTYPTAQAVIQASWNWPYARKDMEVYGKTGSVFALDKSRMRIRRSEKEPEQAVEAVQTDAPAADPFAYLARLLRGETKPDELTSLENNLIVMEILEAARQSAKTGRVVTLK, from the coding sequence ATGAATAAACTCTTATTGTTTCTCCTTCTTTTAGGGTCAACCCAACAGCAGATAGTAGCCCAAAAGCTGCGCGTGGGCGTGGCGGGTATGGTGCACTCACACGTGCATCAGATTCTGCGGCTCAACGGGCAAAGCATTGAGATTGTGGGCATTGCCGAACCCAATCGCGAACTGGCCGAACGCTTCGCCAAACAATATAACCTGCCCTCCTCGCTCATCTACCCCACCGTGACCGAGATGCTCGACAAAACCAGACCCGAAGCCGTAACCGACTTTGGCCGCATTGTCGATCACCTCGCTACCGTACAAGCCTGCGCCCCGCGTGGCGTTCACGTAATGGTTGAAAAACCGCTGGCCATCAGCCTCGACCACGCCCGACAGATGGCCGCACTGGCCCGCAGGCATAACGTTCAGCTACTGACCAATTACGAAACCACCTGGTATGGCAGCAATCATCGCGCTTATGCCCTGACGAACACCGAAAAAGCCATTGGCGACGTGCGGAAGATAGTGGTTCACGATGGGCATCAGGGGCCGAAAGAAATCAACGTGATGCCCGAATTTTTTGTCTGGCTCACCGACCCCGCCACCAACGGCGCGGGTGCGCTGTTCGATTTCGGCTGCTACGGGGCCAACCTGAGTACATGGCTCATGAAAAACCAACGCCCAACGTCGGTGCTGGCCGTGACGCAGCAGATTAAGCCCGACATCTACCCGAAGGTAGACGATGAAGCGACGATTATTCTGACTTACCCCACCGCCCAGGCCGTCATTCAGGCGTCGTGGAACTGGCCTTACGCTCGCAAAGACATGGAAGTGTACGGCAAAACCGGCTCGGTGTTCGCACTCGACAAGTCACGGATGCGGATTCGGCGGAGCGAGAAGGAACCCGAACAGGCTGTAGAAGCCGTCCAAACCGATGCACCAGCCGCCGACCCGTTCGCGTATCTGGCCCGGCTGCTGCGCGGTGAAACGAAACCCGACGAATTAACGTCATTGGAAAACAACCTGATTGTCATGGAAATCTTAGAAGCCGCCCGCCAATCGGCCAAAACCGGACGGGTGGTAACGTTGAAATAA
- a CDS encoding PorP/SprF family type IX secretion system membrane protein gives MTRTLRSLLCAASAAVSSLTAHAQDPQFSQFYANPIYHNPAFAGGSGAGRLIANYRMQWPALDARYRTAAFSFDTYDEDTRVGLGVQAISDWQSTVFQTTQLSGIGSWMLPIMQDNDREARVVFGLQASYIGSRFDPAGMTFADQYAVGGLVNVVSADPLAMGGALSKHSADFSGGILFEHDLGDDKAKYWAGLAVHHIYRSQLRGDWLGQRISGMAGLRIPFTGGRGLWNKGLVHQQNRDRSVSLTTHLRQQGNNLQLDTGFNLTYSPLMVGVWYRGIPIRRLDKTFQNDALIGIVGFQFDRFLVEYSYDITVSPLRFATGGAHELSIWYGLDSLFQFSSTKNRSARRQRRCQHF, from the coding sequence ATGACACGTACTTTACGTTCGCTGCTCTGTGCGGCTTCTGCTGCTGTCAGTTCCCTGACGGCCCACGCACAAGACCCGCAATTCTCCCAGTTTTATGCCAACCCGATTTATCATAATCCGGCCTTCGCGGGTGGCTCCGGTGCGGGGCGGCTTATTGCCAACTATCGGATGCAGTGGCCCGCTTTAGATGCCCGCTACCGCACAGCGGCCTTTTCGTTTGATACCTACGACGAAGATACGCGTGTCGGGCTGGGCGTACAGGCCATCAGCGACTGGCAAAGTACTGTTTTTCAGACAACCCAACTCAGCGGCATTGGGTCGTGGATGCTGCCCATTATGCAGGACAATGACCGCGAAGCCCGCGTCGTTTTCGGCTTGCAGGCATCGTATATCGGTAGCCGATTCGACCCGGCGGGCATGACCTTCGCCGATCAGTATGCCGTGGGCGGTTTGGTTAACGTTGTGTCTGCCGACCCGCTGGCAATGGGCGGGGCTTTGTCGAAGCACAGTGCTGACTTTTCGGGCGGTATCCTGTTTGAACACGACCTCGGCGACGATAAAGCGAAATATTGGGCCGGGCTGGCCGTTCATCACATCTACCGGTCGCAGCTACGGGGCGACTGGCTGGGGCAGCGCATTAGCGGGATGGCCGGGCTACGCATTCCGTTTACGGGTGGGAGGGGTCTTTGGAACAAGGGTTTAGTGCATCAGCAAAACCGCGACCGCTCGGTGAGCCTGACTACACATCTGCGGCAGCAGGGCAATAATCTTCAGTTAGATACGGGCTTCAACCTCACCTACTCGCCCCTGATGGTGGGCGTATGGTATCGCGGTATTCCGATTCGGCGGCTCGACAAAACGTTCCAGAACGACGCACTGATTGGCATCGTCGGGTTTCAATTCGACCGCTTTCTGGTAGAATACAGCTACGACATCACCGTGTCGCCCCTTCGATTCGCGACGGGTGGGGCGCACGAACTCAGCATCTGGTATGGACTCGACAGCCTGTTTCAGTTCAGCAGCACAAAAAACCGGAGTGCCCGACGCCAACGCCGATGCCAGCACTTTTAG
- a CDS encoding trans-sulfuration enzyme family protein, which yields MQKQTRAIRTQAAKSQNREHSVPLYLTSSFAFESAEQGKALFDETEEGNIYSRFSNPNVSEFVEKVCMLEGAEDGIATGTGMAAVFASMAGLLRAGDHIVACRALFGSAHQIITQILSKWGITHTYVDATATEAEWEAAMQPTTGTPAARMVYLETPSNPGLELVDLAMLARLKEKYGFILNVDNCFATPLLQTPIDFGADLSVHSATKFMDGQGRVLGGVVVGRADLIQPIRFFARHTGPSLSPFNAWVLSKSLETLDLRMERHCRNALALAEALENHPDVERVLYPFLPSHPQYELARKQMSAGGAIVTIELEGGFERVSAFFDALQIPTLSSNLGDSRTIVTNPNTTTHAKLKPDEKAALGITPGLIRISVGLEAIDDLIADFDQAATVSAAVLKERVA from the coding sequence ATGCAAAAACAAACCCGCGCCATACGCACACAGGCGGCTAAATCGCAGAACCGCGAACACTCTGTACCGCTCTACCTGACATCGAGTTTTGCGTTTGAGAGTGCCGAACAGGGCAAAGCATTGTTCGACGAAACCGAGGAAGGCAACATCTACAGCCGCTTCTCGAACCCCAACGTTTCGGAGTTCGTCGAAAAAGTATGTATGCTCGAAGGTGCCGAAGATGGCATTGCCACCGGTACGGGCATGGCGGCTGTGTTTGCGAGTATGGCCGGGCTGCTGCGGGCGGGCGATCACATTGTAGCGTGTCGTGCCCTGTTCGGGTCGGCGCATCAGATTATCACGCAGATTCTGAGCAAATGGGGCATTACACATACTTACGTCGATGCCACAGCTACTGAAGCCGAGTGGGAAGCGGCCATGCAGCCCACAACCGGGACGCCGGCCGCACGCATGGTTTACTTAGAAACGCCCTCGAACCCCGGCCTTGAGTTGGTCGATCTGGCGATGCTGGCGCGGCTCAAAGAAAAATACGGCTTTATTCTGAACGTCGATAACTGCTTTGCCACGCCCCTACTGCAAACGCCCATCGACTTCGGTGCCGATTTGTCGGTGCATTCGGCCACGAAATTTATGGACGGGCAGGGTCGGGTACTGGGCGGGGTTGTGGTGGGCCGCGCCGACCTGATTCAGCCGATTCGGTTCTTTGCACGGCATACCGGACCGTCGCTGTCGCCCTTCAACGCCTGGGTGTTGTCGAAGAGTTTGGAAACGCTCGACTTGCGGATGGAACGGCACTGCCGCAACGCCCTCGCGCTGGCCGAAGCTTTGGAAAACCACCCTGACGTTGAGCGCGTACTGTATCCGTTTCTGCCCTCGCACCCGCAGTACGAACTGGCGCGCAAGCAGATGAGCGCGGGCGGGGCCATCGTCACCATCGAACTCGAAGGCGGTTTCGAGCGCGTGAGTGCCTTCTTCGATGCCCTGCAAATTCCAACCCTCTCGTCAAACCTCGGCGACTCGCGAACGATTGTCACAAACCCGAATACAACGACCCACGCTAAACTGAAGCCCGACGAAAAAGCCGCGCTCGGCATTACGCCCGGCCTGATTCGGATTTCGGTCGGCTTAGAAGCGATTGACGATTTGATTGCTGATTTCGATCAGGCCGCAACGGTCAGCGCAGCGGTTTTAAAAGAGCGGGTTGCCTGA
- a CDS encoding SusD/RagB family nutrient-binding outer membrane lipoprotein yields the protein MPVILFTGCQFGDINVNPNAPTDAPVNVLLPAAQANLSYGINGDIAQFNSIFLQQIGGVENIYLSVGQYDLNGNLAARVWDGNLYPGSMNDLSVIIRKAGELNAPHYRGVARIMMATALGQAVDLWNNVPYSEAFRGNTPNGRVVQPRYDQAAALYDTVQTLLSQGIVDLQATTSTFSPGRDDLVYGGNRPRWILAARALKARYFNHLSKVNPEQSARQALEQIQAGTFTGNADDARIVFGNTVDAAGPWFRYLVGSFGNGVRAGEFFVNLLNTRSDPRLPFYVRANTTGAPFVGTPAGVSRPAASQLGGYINRPEAPANFITFVETKFIEAEANLRLGRRAEAAAAYNAAVAASINKVTAPIPAFSLVTSTTANQAYIRQFGSETAETITLDKIFTEKYIGLYLEPEAWTDWRRSITADRPNGVPALTLASSSQQFTSGRFPRRWPYPLSEVQQNRANVEAQGANNTIIDRVFWDR from the coding sequence ATGCCGGTAATACTGTTCACCGGCTGCCAGTTTGGCGACATCAACGTCAACCCCAACGCCCCGACCGATGCGCCGGTAAACGTGCTGCTTCCAGCCGCGCAGGCCAACCTGTCGTATGGCATCAACGGCGACATTGCGCAGTTCAACAGCATCTTTTTGCAGCAGATTGGCGGGGTAGAAAACATTTACCTGTCGGTGGGGCAGTATGACCTGAACGGCAACCTCGCGGCCCGCGTCTGGGATGGCAACCTCTACCCCGGCTCCATGAACGACCTGAGCGTGATTATCCGCAAAGCCGGTGAACTGAACGCGCCCCACTACCGGGGTGTGGCCCGCATCATGATGGCTACGGCTCTCGGTCAGGCAGTCGATCTCTGGAACAACGTGCCCTATTCGGAAGCCTTCCGGGGAAATACTCCCAACGGGCGGGTGGTGCAACCGCGCTACGATCAGGCAGCCGCGCTCTATGACACCGTACAAACGCTGCTCTCGCAGGGTATCGTTGATTTACAGGCCACTACGAGTACTTTCTCGCCCGGTCGCGATGATTTGGTGTATGGCGGCAACCGCCCGCGCTGGATTCTGGCCGCCCGTGCGCTGAAGGCCCGGTATTTCAACCATTTGAGCAAGGTTAATCCCGAACAGTCGGCGCGGCAGGCTCTGGAGCAGATTCAGGCGGGTACGTTCACCGGCAATGCCGATGATGCCCGGATTGTGTTTGGCAACACGGTCGATGCTGCCGGGCCGTGGTTCCGGTATTTGGTGGGTAGCTTTGGCAACGGCGTTCGGGCCGGTGAGTTTTTTGTAAACCTGCTCAATACGCGCAGCGACCCGCGTTTACCGTTCTACGTTCGGGCCAACACAACGGGGGCACCCTTCGTCGGAACGCCCGCCGGGGTGTCGCGTCCGGCGGCTTCGCAGTTGGGCGGCTACATCAACCGCCCCGAAGCTCCGGCCAATTTTATCACCTTCGTTGAAACGAAGTTCATTGAAGCGGAAGCCAATTTGCGGTTAGGTCGTCGGGCCGAAGCGGCTGCGGCCTACAACGCGGCTGTTGCGGCCAGTATCAACAAAGTTACGGCTCCCATTCCGGCGTTTAGCTTGGTAACGAGTACAACAGCCAATCAGGCATACATCCGGCAGTTCGGTTCGGAAACGGCTGAGACGATTACGCTCGATAAAATCTTCACCGAAAAATATATTGGCCTATATCTCGAACCCGAAGCCTGGACCGACTGGCGACGGAGCATCACCGCCGACCGCCCCAACGGTGTACCGGCCCTGACGTTGGCATCGAGTTCGCAGCAGTTTACGAGCGGTCGATTCCCGCGTCGGTGGCCGTACCCGCTTTCTGAAGTGCAGCAGAATCGGGCCAACGTAGAAGCGCAGGGAGCCAATAATACCATCATCGACCGCGTGTTCTGGGATCGATAA